One window from the genome of Jeotgalibaca sp. MA1X17-3 encodes:
- a CDS encoding DUF4828 domain-containing protein, with the protein MKQKTLLKKVVFVLSLLFSMIPFMIQLRLTQQEKKSKTKDLSLKKWKGLWVSDKGDLLLEISEKSNIFMNNSPLELTLQNILNNELLFQDQYGYSINITKKNEYSLLLFDEAEQKEYLFSRIAK; encoded by the coding sequence TTGAAACAGAAAACGTTACTCAAAAAAGTTGTTTTTGTACTATCACTACTATTCAGCATGATTCCTTTTATGATCCAGTTACGTCTCACTCAACAAGAGAAAAAGTCCAAAACAAAGGATCTTTCATTAAAAAAATGGAAAGGACTTTGGGTATCAGATAAAGGGGATCTTTTACTGGAAATCAGTGAAAAATCAAATATCTTCATGAACAACAGCCCCCTAGAATTAACGTTACAAAATATTTTAAACAATGAGTTACTTTTTCAAGATCAGTACGGATATTCAATAAATATAACTAAAAAAAATGAATACTCGCTCCTATTATTTGATGAAGCAGAACAAAAAGAATATTTATTTTCTCGTATTGCAAAGTAA
- a CDS encoding aspartate kinase: MKVIKFGGSSLANATQLRKVLNIVKSDPERKIVVVSAPGKRFKEDKKVTDELIEFARLVLNEMPYETIQEEILNRYREITEDLKLNYLVMEKIEKHFEKLLRTNFESNNLLIEAFKASGEDNHAKLIAAFLEQEGIPARYMSPQDAGIFVTSEPGNATILPESYNFLRRLREMDEVLVIPGFFGYNEREEIITFSRGGSDITGAIVANGVQADLYENFTDVDAIYVANPHYIPNSKKINHLTYREMRELSYSGFSVFHDEALLPAFSGGIPVSVKNTNNPNGEGTKITRTKPKSDTILSGIASSSGFISIHISKYLMNREIGFIRKVAQIFEELQLNLDHMPSGIDEINIILKRDQLTPGKQAALLYRLKNELQSDEVRIQANVCLVMLVGEGMVASVGTTATATQALADAGVNLVMINQGSSEISMMFGIVETDEEKAVKAIYQAFF; encoded by the coding sequence ATGAAAGTAATTAAATTTGGTGGTAGTTCATTAGCAAATGCAACGCAACTTCGTAAAGTTTTGAATATCGTAAAATCAGACCCTGAAAGAAAAATTGTAGTTGTATCTGCACCTGGAAAAAGATTTAAAGAAGATAAAAAAGTAACAGATGAATTAATTGAATTTGCTCGTTTGGTACTAAACGAAATGCCATACGAAACGATTCAAGAAGAAATTTTAAATCGGTATCGTGAAATAACAGAAGATTTAAAATTGAATTATCTTGTTATGGAAAAAATTGAAAAACATTTTGAAAAATTATTGCGAACGAACTTTGAGAGTAATAACTTATTAATAGAAGCTTTCAAAGCAAGTGGAGAAGACAATCACGCAAAATTAATTGCAGCTTTTTTAGAACAGGAAGGAATACCTGCTCGTTATATGAGTCCTCAAGATGCTGGAATATTTGTAACTAGTGAACCTGGAAATGCGACTATTTTACCTGAATCCTATAATTTTCTGAGAAGACTTCGTGAAATGGATGAAGTACTAGTTATTCCAGGATTTTTTGGATATAACGAAAGAGAAGAAATTATTACCTTTTCTCGTGGTGGATCAGATATAACTGGTGCAATTGTTGCCAATGGAGTTCAAGCCGATTTGTATGAAAATTTTACAGATGTAGATGCTATTTACGTTGCTAACCCTCACTACATACCGAATTCTAAGAAAATTAATCACTTAACTTATCGAGAAATGCGAGAACTATCTTATTCTGGATTTTCTGTATTTCATGATGAGGCTCTTCTCCCTGCTTTTAGTGGTGGGATTCCTGTTTCAGTTAAAAATACAAATAATCCAAATGGAGAAGGAACTAAAATTACTCGAACAAAACCCAAAAGTGATACGATTCTTTCAGGGATTGCAAGTTCAAGTGGTTTTATTAGTATTCATATTAGTAAATATTTGATGAATCGAGAAATAGGCTTTATTCGTAAAGTTGCTCAAATTTTTGAAGAGCTTCAATTGAATTTGGACCACATGCCATCAGGAATTGATGAAATTAATATTATTTTAAAAAGAGACCAGTTAACCCCTGGTAAACAGGCAGCATTACTTTATCGTTTGAAGAATGAATTACAATCAGATGAAGTTCGAATTCAAGCTAATGTATGTTTGGTGATGTTAGTTGGAGAAGGGATGGTTGCCTCAGTAGGAACCACAGCAACAGCTACACAGGCGCTAGCAGATGCAGGTGTTAACTTGGTGATGATTAACCAAGGATCATCGGAAATAAGTATGATGTTTGGAATAGTGGAAACAGATGAAGAAAAAGCAGTTAAAGCGATCTATCAAGCTTTCTTTTAA
- a CDS encoding HAD-IC family P-type ATPase: MENFGQIDCIAFDKTGTLTEGKLRVTEHFIDEQFEKEYVLGIVEELEHRSTHPIATALVNYVNSQSYVKVPMENIRDITGSGLSGEVDGSIWNIGKGDFVLNETSEKQALLKEVRHIQEEGKTVIFVSKDHHVVAYFALLDTPKEDGKEMVDFFRSQGVHTILVTGDNEATAKTIAELVGIDEFRANCMPQEKTEIVKELQKTYKMVAMVGDGVNDAPALANADIGIAIGEGTDIAMETAEIILMKNKLSLLIYSYKVSKKLRKITLANITFSLSVIAILIISNLLQVINLPMGVIGHEGSTILVILNGLRMLIPLKVKGVESKSTTATVLENTKGIPE, encoded by the coding sequence ATTGAAAACTTTGGTCAAATTGATTGTATTGCCTTTGATAAAACGGGTACCCTTACAGAAGGTAAACTTCGCGTTACAGAACATTTCATTGATGAACAATTTGAAAAGGAATATGTATTGGGAATTGTAGAAGAACTAGAGCATCGTTCCACCCACCCTATTGCTACTGCCTTAGTAAATTATGTAAATAGTCAATCTTATGTCAAAGTACCTATGGAAAATATTAGAGACATTACCGGATCTGGTTTATCTGGTGAAGTTGATGGTAGTATTTGGAATATCGGAAAAGGTGATTTTGTTTTAAATGAAACTTCTGAGAAACAAGCTCTTTTGAAAGAAGTAAGACATATTCAAGAAGAAGGAAAAACAGTCATTTTCGTTTCTAAAGATCATCACGTTGTTGCTTACTTTGCTTTATTAGATACCCCAAAGGAAGATGGAAAAGAAATGGTAGACTTCTTCCGTTCTCAAGGTGTTCATACTATTTTAGTAACGGGTGATAATGAAGCTACTGCTAAAACGATTGCTGAATTAGTTGGTATTGATGAATTTCGTGCCAATTGTATGCCCCAAGAAAAAACAGAAATTGTAAAGGAGTTACAAAAAACGTATAAGATGGTCGCAATGGTCGGAGATGGCGTAAATGATGCACCTGCCCTTGCAAATGCAGACATTGGGATTGCAATTGGTGAAGGAACCGATATTGCAATGGAAACTGCTGAAATTATTTTGATGAAAAACAAATTATCTCTACTAATCTATTCCTATAAAGTCTCAAAAAAACTGAGAAAAATAACACTTGCAAATATCACTTTTTCTCTGAGCGTAATTGCGATCTTAATCATTTCAAATCTGCTCCAAGTGATCAACTTGCCTATGGGTGTCATTGGACACGAAGGAAGTACAATCCTAGTTATCTTAAACGGATTAAGAATGTTGATTCCGTTAAAAGTAAAGGGAGTCGAAAGTAAGTCGACTACCGCTACAGTTTTAGAAAACACAAAAGGCATACCTGAATAA
- a CDS encoding HAD-IC family P-type ATPase: MKVLHKNKPMVATLISGILITLGIILQSQDIGLPSILIFILSFLIGGYYQAVEGIKDTFENKHLNVDILMVLAALGASIIGYWLEGALLIFIFSLSGSMEEYATNKSTEAISSLLNVVPTIAKRYKINGDLETVSVKDLSIGDKVLVSKGESIPIDGEILSGRALINESAITGESVPSEKIVGDDVFGSTINLFEPLVIEVTKGSEDTLFAKIIRMVEEAQTTPSQTASFINRIEDTYVKIVLTFVPIMIAIFYFGMQWGWNESFYRGMVLLTVASPCALVASASPATLSAISNTAKRGILFKGE, encoded by the coding sequence ATGAAGGTACTACATAAAAATAAACCAATGGTAGCTACTTTAATTAGTGGAATTTTAATTACTTTGGGAATTATTTTACAATCTCAAGATATCGGTCTTCCTTCCATCCTTATATTTATTTTATCTTTCTTAATTGGAGGATATTATCAAGCAGTTGAAGGAATCAAGGATACCTTTGAAAATAAACATTTGAACGTAGACATATTAATGGTTCTAGCAGCTTTAGGAGCATCAATAATTGGTTACTGGTTAGAAGGTGCCTTATTAATTTTCATTTTTTCTCTATCTGGTTCAATGGAAGAATATGCTACCAACAAAAGTACAGAAGCTATTTCTTCTCTTCTAAATGTCGTCCCCACCATTGCAAAAAGATACAAGATAAATGGAGATCTTGAAACAGTATCTGTTAAAGACCTTTCTATTGGTGATAAAGTATTAGTCTCTAAAGGAGAAAGTATTCCAATTGATGGAGAAATTTTATCTGGAAGAGCTTTAATCAATGAATCTGCTATTACTGGAGAGTCCGTTCCTAGTGAAAAAATTGTTGGAGATGATGTTTTTGGTAGTACCATTAATCTATTCGAACCATTAGTAATTGAAGTGACGAAAGGTTCTGAAGATACTCTTTTTGCAAAGATTATTCGCATGGTGGAAGAGGCACAAACAACTCCTTCGCAAACAGCAAGTTTTATCAACCGAATCGAAGATACATATGTAAAAATTGTTTTAACTTTTGTCCCCATTATGATTGCTATCTTCTATTTTGGGATGCAATGGGGATGGAATGAATCGTTCTATCGTGGAATGGTTCTACTAACTGTCGCTTCTCCATGTGCTCTTGTAGCTTCAGCTTCTCCCGCTACCCTTTCTGCAATTAGTAATACTGCAAAGAGAGGAATCCTTTTTAAAGGGGAGTAG
- a CDS encoding PTS glucose transporter subunit IIA → MFNFFKKDKKEQNGLLEKKNLYSPVNGKIIPVSEVADPVFSQKMMGDGYAVIPTDGNIYSPADGEILSVFPTKHAIGIQLEDGLELLVHMGLDTVELNGKPFETHVKEGDKVTAETLIATCDLDALAEAGKNNAMVVVITNMDKVKELTMNMEGQVQAHDVVGSVQPK, encoded by the coding sequence ATGTTCAATTTTTTTAAAAAAGATAAAAAAGAACAAAATGGACTATTAGAAAAGAAAAACCTATATTCTCCAGTAAATGGTAAAATAATTCCGGTATCTGAAGTAGCTGATCCAGTCTTTTCACAAAAAATGATGGGAGACGGTTATGCAGTAATTCCAACAGATGGAAATATTTACTCACCAGCAGATGGAGAAATTTTAAGTGTATTCCCAACCAAACACGCAATTGGAATCCAATTGGAAGATGGACTAGAACTTTTAGTTCATATGGGCTTAGATACAGTTGAGTTAAATGGGAAACCGTTTGAAACCCATGTAAAAGAAGGAGATAAAGTAACAGCAGAAACATTAATTGCTACTTGTGACTTGGATGCTCTAGCAGAAGCTGGAAAAAATAATGCGATGGTTGTAGTAATTACGAATATGGATAAAGTAAAAGAATTAACAATGAATATGGAAGGGCAAGTTCAAGCCCACGATGTAGTCGGAAGCGTACAACCAAAATAA
- a CDS encoding lactonase family protein, translating into MEQTIYLGSYTRKESTGIHQITLDTTKGRLKNYKLVDEVESPTYLTLSADKQSLFSVYKEENGAGVISYGRNSDGTYKKRAVNSSENIPPCYISYDAERNFIFTASYHEGFVSVYQEMEDHSLILRDRIYHKGSSVHENQAASHVHYAALSPDNKYLLVCDLGTDEVYSYEVANDGTLTEVSRYTAKPGTGPRHLVFHPNSSIVYLLGELSSEVEVLTYNRLDGSFTLLDRISTIPSTHTSFNSGAAIRVSKDGKYVYSSNRGHDSIAVFKVSDIDQTLSLVEIIPSEGHTPRDFGLSPNDAFIVVGHQDSDNLTLFKRDSLSGKLSLLQKDVYAPECVCVTW; encoded by the coding sequence TTGGAACAAACAATATATTTAGGATCTTATACTAGAAAAGAAAGTACAGGTATTCATCAAATTACTTTAGATACTACAAAAGGACGATTAAAAAATTACAAGCTGGTTGATGAAGTGGAATCCCCTACTTACCTTACCCTATCAGCTGACAAACAATCTCTTTTTTCTGTTTACAAAGAAGAAAATGGTGCGGGTGTAATTTCTTACGGGCGAAACTCAGATGGTACATATAAAAAAAGAGCGGTAAACTCCTCTGAAAATATTCCTCCTTGTTATATCTCTTATGATGCAGAAAGAAATTTCATTTTCACTGCAAGCTATCATGAAGGGTTCGTTTCTGTCTATCAAGAGATGGAAGATCATTCACTAATCCTGCGCGATCGAATCTATCACAAAGGAAGCAGTGTCCATGAAAATCAAGCAGCATCTCATGTTCATTATGCGGCCTTATCCCCAGATAATAAATACTTGTTAGTATGTGATTTAGGTACCGATGAAGTATACAGTTACGAAGTCGCTAATGATGGTACTTTGACAGAAGTATCTCGTTATACAGCTAAACCAGGAACAGGACCAAGACATCTTGTGTTCCATCCAAACAGTTCGATCGTTTATTTACTAGGAGAATTGAGCAGCGAAGTCGAGGTATTAACGTACAATCGTCTCGATGGAAGTTTCACCCTCCTTGATCGTATTTCAACCATCCCTTCTACTCATACCTCATTTAATAGTGGCGCCGCTATTCGCGTGTCGAAAGATGGTAAATATGTATATTCTTCTAATCGTGGGCATGACTCTATTGCTGTCTTTAAAGTTTCAGATATCGACCAAACTCTTTCATTAGTTGAAATCATTCCTAGTGAAGGTCATACTCCCAGAGATTTTGGTTTATCACCGAATGATGCTTTTATAGTTGTTGGACATCAAGACTCTGATAACCTTACTTTATTTAAACGGGACAGTTTGAGCGGAAAATTGTCACTGTTACAAAAAGATGTATATGCTCCTGAGTGTGTTTGCGTAACATGGTAA
- a CDS encoding PTS glucitol/sorbitol transporter subunit IIA, with the protein MKSIITHIGKDAIDKKEPILVLFGEEASSAIKNVSILQSFEEVDQTIHLNENDQIMFGNQVYTVNHVGKNVDANLQSLGHVTLVFKEFNQENFLETSVYVSPYELPELSEEMEIQYISKQ; encoded by the coding sequence ATGAAAAGTATAATTACACATATTGGGAAAGATGCTATTGATAAAAAGGAACCTATTCTGGTTTTATTTGGAGAAGAAGCTTCATCTGCAATTAAAAATGTCTCCATTTTACAATCATTTGAAGAGGTAGACCAAACGATACATTTAAATGAAAATGATCAAATTATGTTTGGGAATCAAGTCTATACCGTTAATCATGTAGGGAAAAATGTAGATGCAAATTTACAATCACTAGGTCATGTTACCCTTGTTTTTAAAGAATTTAATCAAGAAAACTTTTTAGAAACAAGTGTATATGTATCTCCTTATGAGTTACCTGAATTATCGGAAGAGATGGAGATCCAATATATTTCTAAACAATAG
- a CDS encoding AI-2E family transporter: MDKNPKRYRSQYRASWFDKLILNNKFVMGLLIILLLLLIIFVFSKIAYLFTPLGSFFSILGFPLILGGILYYLMNPLVNWLQKKGIKRVWSIGLTFVGLLLLIIWGIIILIPVIQEQTIGIIEDLPLYWKKINDMLLGLFEYDWFRSIQEQISQINSTIVDSVTNWANDILSNTVTGLGSVFGVVTNVFVGLVTMPILLYYLLKDGEKIPHIVLSIIPTKHRKSVRTLLTKINLQISQYVRSQIMVAISVGIMFVIGYSIIGLNYGIVLGILAGFLNVIPYIGSFLAMVPAIIIAVVHSPFMLLQVLIVFAIEQFIEGRVISPQILGSNLSIHPVTIIMVLLTAGKIFGLAGFVIGIPGYAVLKVVFIHVFEWYKDYSGLYHEEPPYDEEVILSDTEGNDEAVVSE, from the coding sequence ATGGATAAAAATCCAAAACGATATCGGAGTCAGTATCGAGCATCTTGGTTTGATAAATTAATCTTAAACAATAAATTTGTAATGGGATTATTAATTATTTTGTTACTATTATTAATTATATTTGTTTTTTCGAAAATTGCGTATCTATTTACACCTCTAGGAAGTTTCTTTAGTATTTTAGGTTTTCCTTTAATATTGGGAGGAATTCTTTACTATTTAATGAACCCACTTGTGAACTGGCTGCAAAAAAAGGGGATTAAGCGTGTATGGTCTATTGGGCTAACTTTCGTTGGATTACTTCTTCTTATTATTTGGGGGATTATTATTTTAATTCCAGTTATCCAAGAACAAACCATTGGAATTATTGAAGATCTTCCACTGTATTGGAAAAAAATTAACGATATGCTTTTAGGATTATTTGAGTATGACTGGTTTCGTTCTATTCAAGAACAAATTAGTCAAATCAATTCGACGATTGTTGATTCGGTTACCAACTGGGCGAATGATATTCTTTCGAATACGGTAACAGGTCTTGGGAGTGTCTTTGGAGTCGTAACAAACGTATTTGTTGGATTAGTAACCATGCCTATTCTACTTTATTACCTATTAAAAGATGGAGAAAAAATTCCCCACATCGTTCTTTCCATCATTCCTACCAAACACCGTAAGTCTGTTCGAACGCTACTGACAAAAATTAATTTACAAATTAGTCAATATGTTCGTAGCCAAATTATGGTAGCTATTTCAGTAGGAATTATGTTTGTAATTGGTTATTCAATTATTGGACTTAATTATGGAATTGTTCTTGGAATTTTAGCAGGTTTTTTAAATGTCATTCCTTACATTGGTTCATTTCTAGCAATGGTTCCTGCCATCATCATAGCGGTTGTTCATTCACCATTTATGCTATTACAAGTTTTGATTGTATTTGCTATTGAACAATTTATTGAAGGAAGAGTAATTTCACCACAAATACTAGGAAGTAATCTTTCTATTCATCCAGTTACGATTATTATGGTCTTATTAACTGCTGGAAAAATATTTGGATTAGCAGGTTTTGTAATTGGAATTCCAGGATATGCCGTTTTAAAAGTTGTGTTTATTCATGTGTTCGAGTGGTACAAAGATTACTCTGGACTGTATCATGAGGAACCTCCTTATGATGAAGAAGTAATTTTATCTGACACAGAAGGAAATGACGAAGCAGTAGTTTCTGAATAA
- a CDS encoding TetR/AcrR family transcriptional regulator, translating to MPKKTFFNLSKEKQKRLLDAAYKEFSNVPIEDTSINVIIQDADISRGSFYQYFEDKDDLYSYCLDLLRENQFVQVENCFKNVDGKLFIGLFDVFDYFYQHFFKEEHQKFYHQLFCNLTYQRSKDFYKQEENKHPFSLFERIAEGIDYSDLVLESKSEIVELLKFFFEIMHGTISQVFSQNLSEKKAYDLMRKKLMWLSNGISKEKTMNMEETLR from the coding sequence ATGCCCAAAAAAACATTTTTTAATTTATCAAAGGAAAAACAAAAACGATTACTAGATGCAGCGTATAAAGAATTTTCAAACGTCCCAATAGAAGATACTTCTATTAATGTGATTATACAAGATGCTGATATTTCAAGAGGAAGTTTTTATCAGTACTTTGAGGACAAAGATGATCTCTATTCGTATTGTCTAGATTTACTACGTGAGAATCAATTTGTTCAAGTTGAGAATTGTTTTAAAAATGTAGATGGTAAATTATTTATTGGTTTGTTTGATGTTTTTGACTATTTTTATCAGCACTTTTTTAAGGAAGAACATCAAAAGTTTTATCATCAGCTTTTTTGTAATTTAACGTATCAAAGAAGTAAGGATTTTTATAAGCAAGAGGAAAATAAACATCCATTTAGCTTGTTTGAAAGGATTGCAGAAGGTATTGATTATAGTGATTTAGTATTGGAATCAAAATCAGAAATAGTAGAACTATTAAAGTTCTTTTTTGAAATTATGCATGGGACAATCTCTCAAGTTTTCTCACAAAATTTGTCTGAAAAAAAAGCGTATGATTTAATGAGGAAGAAATTAATGTGGTTATCAAATGGAATTTCAAAAGAAAAAACAATGAATATGGAGGAAACACTACGATGA